A section of the Paralichthys olivaceus isolate ysfri-2021 chromosome 16, ASM2471397v2, whole genome shotgun sequence genome encodes:
- the LOC109644108 gene encoding E3 ubiquitin-protein ligase RNF31 isoform X1: MSRVKAEDELRTLLECKYVFPEQTVFDLQRVRTLYSDLRLYVDFYCFPNKEKKKLVYLAGTLPVHYEGSEYNIPVCIWLHETHPVSRPRCYVCPSVTMLINPSCRCVDASGNISLTELKNWTLGVSNLSLLMSEMRRAFQVDTPLYARCPQQALPPADGRSHSLHHTSILSSSITSSCLSAQKASQWEQSREMRVRKSYTEELLGIDFSAPPSSNHSNLLLTSTFSGLPPEPLSRMMGALRLDESTSDQQSDSLEKIVQSEAARDRHGAGSGPPPGLHQYMCPQSQCEVAAGGGHIKMVDHLPPDQAAIFLSLMRMEGRNFRPSDVMEAVRLNRDLPSALRFLTHCCPICQDQVTFSKIITMTHCSCFLCQTCFKTFFSAAIKERSVDQLVCPQCGRPEVKGQGAMVESMEYFNLLDTQIRHFLSPQVHELFQRKLRDRALQEMKNFCWCSHCSFGILHEAERLRMDCPNCKKSTCSQCRSPWSRHHQGRSCDQFRLWQQQNKLDDTTMLSYNSIECPGCFCVFSLSRGGCLHFTCSQCQHQFCGGCSQTFSQGADCGFSVDCGTKGLHAHHPRDCLYHLRDWSVSRLHLLLQYYRVSPSWFEAANGSSSDDGLTGMCLVLELRDHGSLREEPCGRPNEYRGYCRLHYKEHLVELINCCGADPAVLFNVAEMTAELQRCQVAVPIRKPDELEPLYAHRLRLEATTLAAETSRRPPSSDLCCNDWTSAPSKHATALKVLCHHSNH; encoded by the exons ATGTCTCGAGTGAAAGCAGAGGACGAGCTGCGGACTCTGTTGGAG TGTAAATACGTGTTTCCAGAACAGACTGTATTTGATCTGCAGCGGGTTCGAACCCTTTATTCGGATCTTCGACTTTATGTGGATTTTTATT GTTTTccaaacaaagagaagaagaagctggtTTACCTGGCCGGGACACTTCCTGTTCACTATGAAG GAAGTGAGTATAATATCCCAGTGTGCATCTGGCTTCATGAGACCCATCCAGTGTCCCGTCCTCGCTGTTATGTCTGTCCATCCGTCACCATGCTGATTAACCCATCCTGTCGCTGTGTGGACGCCTCCGGCAACATCAGTCTGACCGAACTAAAGAACTGGACACTC ggTGTGTCCAACCTATCACTGCTCATGTCAGAGATGAGGCGGGCCTTTCAAGTCGACACACCCCTTTATGCCAGGTGTCCCCAACAAGCCCTGCCCCCTGCAGACGGAAGGTCACACAG CCTCCACCATACCtctatcctctcctcctccatcacatcCTCCTGCCTGTCAGCACAGAAAG CCAGTCAGTGGGAGCAGAGCAGGGAGATGAGGGTGAGGAAGTCGTACACTGAGGAGCTGCTGGGGATCGACTTCAGTGCTCCACCTTCCTCTAATCACAGCAACCTCCTGCTGACCTCCACCTTCTCAG GTCTCCCTCCAGAGCCCCTCAGCAGGATGATGGGGGCTCTGAGACTGGATGAGTCAACTAGTGACCAGCAGAGTGACTCACTTGAAAAGATTGTCCAATCAGAGGCAGCGAGAGACAGGCATGGAGCAGGCTCCGGACCACCACCTGGACTTCATCAGTAcatgtgtcctcagagtcagtgtgaagtaGCAGCTGGAGGGGGCCACATTAAG ATGGTGGACCATCTTCCACCAGACCAGGCGgccatcttcctctctctaaTGAGGATGGAGGGGCGGAACTTCAGGCCCAGTGATGTCATGGAGGCGGTCCGACTCAACAGAGACCTGCCGTCAGCTCTCAGGTTCCTGACTCACTGCTGCCCCATCTGTCAGGACCAGGTGACATTTAGCAAG ATCATCACCATGACTCACTGCTCCTGCTTCCTGTGTCAGACTTGTTTCAAAACGTTTTTTTCAGCGGCTATTAAAGAGCGAAGTGTCGACCAGCTGGTTTGTCCTCAGTGTGGCAGacctgaggtcaaaggtcagggggCGATGGTGGAGTCCATGGAATACTTCAACCTGCTGGACACTCAG atccgtcacttcctgtctcctcaGGTTCATGAACTCTTCCAGAGGAAACTTAGAGATCGAGCTCTTCAGGAGATGAAGAACTTCTGCTGGTGTTCTCAC tgttcGTTCGGTATACTTCATGAGGCTGAGCGATTGAGGATGGACTGTCCCAACTGTAAGAAGAGTACCTGCTCTCAGTGTAGATCACCT TGGTCTCGTCATCATCAGGGTCGGTCATGTGATCAGTTCcgactgtggcagcagcagaacaagTTAGACGACACCACGATGCTCAGCTACAACAGCATCG agtGTCCTGGGTGTTTCTGTGTCTTCAGTTTGTCGAGAGGAGGTTGTCTTCACTTCACCTGCAGTCAGTGTCAACATCAGTTCTGTGGAGGCTGCAGTCAGACGTTCAGCCAAGGAGCA gactGTGGGTTCTCTGTCGACTGTGGAACCAAAGGTCTTCATGCCCACCACCCCAGAGACTGTCTGTACCACCTGAGAGACTGGAGTGTGAGCCGCCTCCACCTGCTGCTACAG TATTACAGAGTGTCTCCTTCCTGGTTTGAAGCAGCCAATGGCAGCTCATCTGACGACGGTCTGACAG gaaTGTGTTTGGTTTTGGAGCTGAGAGACCATGGCAGTTTGCGGGAGGAGCCATGTGGACGACCTAATGAATACAGAGGATACTGCCG GTTGCACTATAAAGAGCATTTGGTGGAGTTGATCAACTGTTGTGGTGCAGACCCGGCTGTCCTCTTTAATGTGGCAGAGATGACAGCAGAGCTTCAGCGCTGTCAAGTCGCCGTGCCGATTCGGAAACCAGACGAACTGGAGCCGCTGTACGCTCACCGTCTGCGTCTG GAAGCAACCACGCTCGCCGCTGAAACTTCACGACGACCTCcatcctctgacctctgctgtAACGACTGGACGTCCGCCCCCTCCAAACACGCCACTGCATTAAAAGTGCTCTGTCACCATAGCAACCACTGA
- the LOC109644108 gene encoding E3 ubiquitin-protein ligase RNF31 isoform X4 — translation MSRVKAEDELRTLLECKYVFPEQTVFDLQRVRTLYSDLRLYVDFYCFPNKEKKKLVYLAGTLPVHYEGSEYNIPVCIWLHETHPVSRPRCYVCPSVTMLINPSCRCVDASGNISLTELKNWTLGVSNLSLLMSEMRRAFQVDTPLYARCPQQALPPADGSLHHTSILSSSITSSCLSAQKASQWEQSREMRVRKSYTEELLGIDFSAPPSSNHSNLLLTSTFSGLPPEPLSRMMGALRLDESTSDQQSDSLEKIVQSEAARDRHGAGSGPPPGLHQYMCPQSQCEVAAGGGHIKMVDHLPPDQAAIFLSLMRMEGRNFRPSDVMEAVRLNRDLPSALRFLTHCCPICQDQVTFSKIITMTHCSCFLCQTCFKTFFSAAIKERSVDQLVCPQCGRPEVKGQGAMVESMEYFNLLDTQIRHFLSPQVHELFQRKLRDRALQEMKNFCWCSHCSFGILHEAERLRMDCPNCKKSTCSQCRSPWSRHHQGRSCDQFRLWQQQNKLDDTTMLSYNSIECPGCFCVFSLSRGGCLHFTCSQCQHQFCGGCSQTFSQGADCGFSVDCGTKGLHAHHPRDCLYHLRDWSVSRLHLLLQYYRVSPSWFEAANGSSSDDGLTGMCLVLELRDHGSLREEPCGRPNEYRGYCRLHYKEHLVELINCCGADPAVLFNVAEMTAELQRCQVAVPIRKPDELEPLYAHRLRLTLTNQVPLRKQPRSPLKLHDDLHPLTSAVTTGRPPPPNTPLH, via the exons ATGTCTCGAGTGAAAGCAGAGGACGAGCTGCGGACTCTGTTGGAG TGTAAATACGTGTTTCCAGAACAGACTGTATTTGATCTGCAGCGGGTTCGAACCCTTTATTCGGATCTTCGACTTTATGTGGATTTTTATT GTTTTccaaacaaagagaagaagaagctggtTTACCTGGCCGGGACACTTCCTGTTCACTATGAAG GAAGTGAGTATAATATCCCAGTGTGCATCTGGCTTCATGAGACCCATCCAGTGTCCCGTCCTCGCTGTTATGTCTGTCCATCCGTCACCATGCTGATTAACCCATCCTGTCGCTGTGTGGACGCCTCCGGCAACATCAGTCTGACCGAACTAAAGAACTGGACACTC ggTGTGTCCAACCTATCACTGCTCATGTCAGAGATGAGGCGGGCCTTTCAAGTCGACACACCCCTTTATGCCAGGTGTCCCCAACAAGCCCTGCCCCCTGCAGACGGAAG CCTCCACCATACCtctatcctctcctcctccatcacatcCTCCTGCCTGTCAGCACAGAAAG CCAGTCAGTGGGAGCAGAGCAGGGAGATGAGGGTGAGGAAGTCGTACACTGAGGAGCTGCTGGGGATCGACTTCAGTGCTCCACCTTCCTCTAATCACAGCAACCTCCTGCTGACCTCCACCTTCTCAG GTCTCCCTCCAGAGCCCCTCAGCAGGATGATGGGGGCTCTGAGACTGGATGAGTCAACTAGTGACCAGCAGAGTGACTCACTTGAAAAGATTGTCCAATCAGAGGCAGCGAGAGACAGGCATGGAGCAGGCTCCGGACCACCACCTGGACTTCATCAGTAcatgtgtcctcagagtcagtgtgaagtaGCAGCTGGAGGGGGCCACATTAAG ATGGTGGACCATCTTCCACCAGACCAGGCGgccatcttcctctctctaaTGAGGATGGAGGGGCGGAACTTCAGGCCCAGTGATGTCATGGAGGCGGTCCGACTCAACAGAGACCTGCCGTCAGCTCTCAGGTTCCTGACTCACTGCTGCCCCATCTGTCAGGACCAGGTGACATTTAGCAAG ATCATCACCATGACTCACTGCTCCTGCTTCCTGTGTCAGACTTGTTTCAAAACGTTTTTTTCAGCGGCTATTAAAGAGCGAAGTGTCGACCAGCTGGTTTGTCCTCAGTGTGGCAGacctgaggtcaaaggtcagggggCGATGGTGGAGTCCATGGAATACTTCAACCTGCTGGACACTCAG atccgtcacttcctgtctcctcaGGTTCATGAACTCTTCCAGAGGAAACTTAGAGATCGAGCTCTTCAGGAGATGAAGAACTTCTGCTGGTGTTCTCAC tgttcGTTCGGTATACTTCATGAGGCTGAGCGATTGAGGATGGACTGTCCCAACTGTAAGAAGAGTACCTGCTCTCAGTGTAGATCACCT TGGTCTCGTCATCATCAGGGTCGGTCATGTGATCAGTTCcgactgtggcagcagcagaacaagTTAGACGACACCACGATGCTCAGCTACAACAGCATCG agtGTCCTGGGTGTTTCTGTGTCTTCAGTTTGTCGAGAGGAGGTTGTCTTCACTTCACCTGCAGTCAGTGTCAACATCAGTTCTGTGGAGGCTGCAGTCAGACGTTCAGCCAAGGAGCA gactGTGGGTTCTCTGTCGACTGTGGAACCAAAGGTCTTCATGCCCACCACCCCAGAGACTGTCTGTACCACCTGAGAGACTGGAGTGTGAGCCGCCTCCACCTGCTGCTACAG TATTACAGAGTGTCTCCTTCCTGGTTTGAAGCAGCCAATGGCAGCTCATCTGACGACGGTCTGACAG gaaTGTGTTTGGTTTTGGAGCTGAGAGACCATGGCAGTTTGCGGGAGGAGCCATGTGGACGACCTAATGAATACAGAGGATACTGCCG GTTGCACTATAAAGAGCATTTGGTGGAGTTGATCAACTGTTGTGGTGCAGACCCGGCTGTCCTCTTTAATGTGGCAGAGATGACAGCAGAGCTTCAGCGCTGTCAAGTCGCCGTGCCGATTCGGAAACCAGACGAACTGGAGCCGCTGTACGCTCACCGTCTGCGTCTG ACTCTAACCAATCAAGTTCCTCTCAGGAAGCAACCACGCTCGCCGCTGAAACTTCACGACGACCTCcatcctctgacctctgctgtAACGACTGGACGTCCGCCCCCTCCAAACACGCCACTGCATTAA
- the LOC109644108 gene encoding E3 ubiquitin-protein ligase RNF31 isoform X6 codes for MSRVKAEDELRTLLECKYVFPEQTVFDLQRVRTLYSDLRLYVDFYCFPNKEKKKLVYLAGTLPVHYEGSEYNIPVCIWLHETHPVSRPRCYVCPSVTMLINPSCRCVDASGNISLTELKNWTLPPPYLYPLLLHHILLPVSTESQWEQSREMRVRKSYTEELLGIDFSAPPSSNHSNLLLTSTFSGLPPEPLSRMMGALRLDESTSDQQSDSLEKIVQSEAARDRHGAGSGPPPGLHQYMCPQSQCEVAAGGGHIKMVDHLPPDQAAIFLSLMRMEGRNFRPSDVMEAVRLNRDLPSALRFLTHCCPICQDQVTFSKIITMTHCSCFLCQTCFKTFFSAAIKERSVDQLVCPQCGRPEVKGQGAMVESMEYFNLLDTQIRHFLSPQVHELFQRKLRDRALQEMKNFCWCSHCSFGILHEAERLRMDCPNCKKSTCSQCRSPWSRHHQGRSCDQFRLWQQQNKLDDTTMLSYNSIECPGCFCVFSLSRGGCLHFTCSQCQHQFCGGCSQTFSQGADCGFSVDCGTKGLHAHHPRDCLYHLRDWSVSRLHLLLQYYRVSPSWFEAANGSSSDDGLTGMCLVLELRDHGSLREEPCGRPNEYRGYCRLHYKEHLVELINCCGADPAVLFNVAEMTAELQRCQVAVPIRKPDELEPLYAHRLRLEATTLAAETSRRPPSSDLCCNDWTSAPSKHATALKVLCHHSNH; via the exons ATGTCTCGAGTGAAAGCAGAGGACGAGCTGCGGACTCTGTTGGAG TGTAAATACGTGTTTCCAGAACAGACTGTATTTGATCTGCAGCGGGTTCGAACCCTTTATTCGGATCTTCGACTTTATGTGGATTTTTATT GTTTTccaaacaaagagaagaagaagctggtTTACCTGGCCGGGACACTTCCTGTTCACTATGAAG GAAGTGAGTATAATATCCCAGTGTGCATCTGGCTTCATGAGACCCATCCAGTGTCCCGTCCTCGCTGTTATGTCTGTCCATCCGTCACCATGCTGATTAACCCATCCTGTCGCTGTGTGGACGCCTCCGGCAACATCAGTCTGACCGAACTAAAGAACTGGACACTC CCTCCACCATACCtctatcctctcctcctccatcacatcCTCCTGCCTGTCAGCACAGAAAG TCAGTGGGAGCAGAGCAGGGAGATGAGGGTGAGGAAGTCGTACACTGAGGAGCTGCTGGGGATCGACTTCAGTGCTCCACCTTCCTCTAATCACAGCAACCTCCTGCTGACCTCCACCTTCTCAG GTCTCCCTCCAGAGCCCCTCAGCAGGATGATGGGGGCTCTGAGACTGGATGAGTCAACTAGTGACCAGCAGAGTGACTCACTTGAAAAGATTGTCCAATCAGAGGCAGCGAGAGACAGGCATGGAGCAGGCTCCGGACCACCACCTGGACTTCATCAGTAcatgtgtcctcagagtcagtgtgaagtaGCAGCTGGAGGGGGCCACATTAAG ATGGTGGACCATCTTCCACCAGACCAGGCGgccatcttcctctctctaaTGAGGATGGAGGGGCGGAACTTCAGGCCCAGTGATGTCATGGAGGCGGTCCGACTCAACAGAGACCTGCCGTCAGCTCTCAGGTTCCTGACTCACTGCTGCCCCATCTGTCAGGACCAGGTGACATTTAGCAAG ATCATCACCATGACTCACTGCTCCTGCTTCCTGTGTCAGACTTGTTTCAAAACGTTTTTTTCAGCGGCTATTAAAGAGCGAAGTGTCGACCAGCTGGTTTGTCCTCAGTGTGGCAGacctgaggtcaaaggtcagggggCGATGGTGGAGTCCATGGAATACTTCAACCTGCTGGACACTCAG atccgtcacttcctgtctcctcaGGTTCATGAACTCTTCCAGAGGAAACTTAGAGATCGAGCTCTTCAGGAGATGAAGAACTTCTGCTGGTGTTCTCAC tgttcGTTCGGTATACTTCATGAGGCTGAGCGATTGAGGATGGACTGTCCCAACTGTAAGAAGAGTACCTGCTCTCAGTGTAGATCACCT TGGTCTCGTCATCATCAGGGTCGGTCATGTGATCAGTTCcgactgtggcagcagcagaacaagTTAGACGACACCACGATGCTCAGCTACAACAGCATCG agtGTCCTGGGTGTTTCTGTGTCTTCAGTTTGTCGAGAGGAGGTTGTCTTCACTTCACCTGCAGTCAGTGTCAACATCAGTTCTGTGGAGGCTGCAGTCAGACGTTCAGCCAAGGAGCA gactGTGGGTTCTCTGTCGACTGTGGAACCAAAGGTCTTCATGCCCACCACCCCAGAGACTGTCTGTACCACCTGAGAGACTGGAGTGTGAGCCGCCTCCACCTGCTGCTACAG TATTACAGAGTGTCTCCTTCCTGGTTTGAAGCAGCCAATGGCAGCTCATCTGACGACGGTCTGACAG gaaTGTGTTTGGTTTTGGAGCTGAGAGACCATGGCAGTTTGCGGGAGGAGCCATGTGGACGACCTAATGAATACAGAGGATACTGCCG GTTGCACTATAAAGAGCATTTGGTGGAGTTGATCAACTGTTGTGGTGCAGACCCGGCTGTCCTCTTTAATGTGGCAGAGATGACAGCAGAGCTTCAGCGCTGTCAAGTCGCCGTGCCGATTCGGAAACCAGACGAACTGGAGCCGCTGTACGCTCACCGTCTGCGTCTG GAAGCAACCACGCTCGCCGCTGAAACTTCACGACGACCTCcatcctctgacctctgctgtAACGACTGGACGTCCGCCCCCTCCAAACACGCCACTGCATTAAAAGTGCTCTGTCACCATAGCAACCACTGA
- the LOC109644108 gene encoding E3 ubiquitin-protein ligase RNF31 isoform X7, with the protein MSRVKAEDELRTLLEVFQTKRRRSWFTWPGHFLFTMKPPPYLYPLLLHHILLPVSTESQWEQSREMRVRKSYTEELLGIDFSAPPSSNHSNLLLTSTFSGLPPEPLSRMMGALRLDESTSDQQSDSLEKIVQSEAARDRHGAGSGPPPGLHQYMCPQSQCEVAAGGGHIKMVDHLPPDQAAIFLSLMRMEGRNFRPSDVMEAVRLNRDLPSALRFLTHCCPICQDQVTFSKIITMTHCSCFLCQTCFKTFFSAAIKERSVDQLVCPQCGRPEVKGQGAMVESMEYFNLLDTQIRHFLSPQVHELFQRKLRDRALQEMKNFCWCSHCSFGILHEAERLRMDCPNCKKSTCSQCRSPWSRHHQGRSCDQFRLWQQQNKLDDTTMLSYNSIECPGCFCVFSLSRGGCLHFTCSQCQHQFCGGCSQTFSQGADCGFSVDCGTKGLHAHHPRDCLYHLRDWSVSRLHLLLQYYRVSPSWFEAANGSSSDDGLTGMCLVLELRDHGSLREEPCGRPNEYRGYCRLHYKEHLVELINCCGADPAVLFNVAEMTAELQRCQVAVPIRKPDELEPLYAHRLRLEATTLAAETSRRPPSSDLCCNDWTSAPSKHATALKVLCHHSNH; encoded by the exons ATGTCTCGAGTGAAAGCAGAGGACGAGCTGCGGACTCTGTTGGAG GTTTTccaaacaaagagaagaagaagctggtTTACCTGGCCGGGACACTTCCTGTTCACTATGAAG CCTCCACCATACCtctatcctctcctcctccatcacatcCTCCTGCCTGTCAGCACAGAAAG TCAGTGGGAGCAGAGCAGGGAGATGAGGGTGAGGAAGTCGTACACTGAGGAGCTGCTGGGGATCGACTTCAGTGCTCCACCTTCCTCTAATCACAGCAACCTCCTGCTGACCTCCACCTTCTCAG GTCTCCCTCCAGAGCCCCTCAGCAGGATGATGGGGGCTCTGAGACTGGATGAGTCAACTAGTGACCAGCAGAGTGACTCACTTGAAAAGATTGTCCAATCAGAGGCAGCGAGAGACAGGCATGGAGCAGGCTCCGGACCACCACCTGGACTTCATCAGTAcatgtgtcctcagagtcagtgtgaagtaGCAGCTGGAGGGGGCCACATTAAG ATGGTGGACCATCTTCCACCAGACCAGGCGgccatcttcctctctctaaTGAGGATGGAGGGGCGGAACTTCAGGCCCAGTGATGTCATGGAGGCGGTCCGACTCAACAGAGACCTGCCGTCAGCTCTCAGGTTCCTGACTCACTGCTGCCCCATCTGTCAGGACCAGGTGACATTTAGCAAG ATCATCACCATGACTCACTGCTCCTGCTTCCTGTGTCAGACTTGTTTCAAAACGTTTTTTTCAGCGGCTATTAAAGAGCGAAGTGTCGACCAGCTGGTTTGTCCTCAGTGTGGCAGacctgaggtcaaaggtcagggggCGATGGTGGAGTCCATGGAATACTTCAACCTGCTGGACACTCAG atccgtcacttcctgtctcctcaGGTTCATGAACTCTTCCAGAGGAAACTTAGAGATCGAGCTCTTCAGGAGATGAAGAACTTCTGCTGGTGTTCTCAC tgttcGTTCGGTATACTTCATGAGGCTGAGCGATTGAGGATGGACTGTCCCAACTGTAAGAAGAGTACCTGCTCTCAGTGTAGATCACCT TGGTCTCGTCATCATCAGGGTCGGTCATGTGATCAGTTCcgactgtggcagcagcagaacaagTTAGACGACACCACGATGCTCAGCTACAACAGCATCG agtGTCCTGGGTGTTTCTGTGTCTTCAGTTTGTCGAGAGGAGGTTGTCTTCACTTCACCTGCAGTCAGTGTCAACATCAGTTCTGTGGAGGCTGCAGTCAGACGTTCAGCCAAGGAGCA gactGTGGGTTCTCTGTCGACTGTGGAACCAAAGGTCTTCATGCCCACCACCCCAGAGACTGTCTGTACCACCTGAGAGACTGGAGTGTGAGCCGCCTCCACCTGCTGCTACAG TATTACAGAGTGTCTCCTTCCTGGTTTGAAGCAGCCAATGGCAGCTCATCTGACGACGGTCTGACAG gaaTGTGTTTGGTTTTGGAGCTGAGAGACCATGGCAGTTTGCGGGAGGAGCCATGTGGACGACCTAATGAATACAGAGGATACTGCCG GTTGCACTATAAAGAGCATTTGGTGGAGTTGATCAACTGTTGTGGTGCAGACCCGGCTGTCCTCTTTAATGTGGCAGAGATGACAGCAGAGCTTCAGCGCTGTCAAGTCGCCGTGCCGATTCGGAAACCAGACGAACTGGAGCCGCTGTACGCTCACCGTCTGCGTCTG GAAGCAACCACGCTCGCCGCTGAAACTTCACGACGACCTCcatcctctgacctctgctgtAACGACTGGACGTCCGCCCCCTCCAAACACGCCACTGCATTAAAAGTGCTCTGTCACCATAGCAACCACTGA
- the LOC109644108 gene encoding E3 ubiquitin-protein ligase RNF31 isoform X3 yields the protein MSRVKAEDELRTLLECKYVFPEQTVFDLQRVRTLYSDLRLYVDFYCFPNKEKKKLVYLAGTLPVHYEGSEYNIPVCIWLHETHPVSRPRCYVCPSVTMLINPSCRCVDASGNISLTELKNWTLGVSNLSLLMSEMRRAFQVDTPLYARCPQQALPPADGSLHHTSILSSSITSSCLSAQKASQWEQSREMRVRKSYTEELLGIDFSAPPSSNHSNLLLTSTFSGLPPEPLSRMMGALRLDESTSDQQSDSLEKIVQSEAARDRHGAGSGPPPGLHQYMCPQSQCEVAAGGGHIKMVDHLPPDQAAIFLSLMRMEGRNFRPSDVMEAVRLNRDLPSALRFLTHCCPICQDQVTFSKIITMTHCSCFLCQTCFKTFFSAAIKERSVDQLVCPQCGRPEVKGQGAMVESMEYFNLLDTQIRHFLSPQVHELFQRKLRDRALQEMKNFCWCSHCSFGILHEAERLRMDCPNCKKSTCSQCRSPWSRHHQGRSCDQFRLWQQQNKLDDTTMLSYNSIECPGCFCVFSLSRGGCLHFTCSQCQHQFCGGCSQTFSQGADCGFSVDCGTKGLHAHHPRDCLYHLRDWSVSRLHLLLQYYRVSPSWFEAANGSSSDDGLTGMCLVLELRDHGSLREEPCGRPNEYRGYCRLHYKEHLVELINCCGADPAVLFNVAEMTAELQRCQVAVPIRKPDELEPLYAHRLRLEATTLAAETSRRPPSSDLCCNDWTSAPSKHATALKVLCHHSNH from the exons ATGTCTCGAGTGAAAGCAGAGGACGAGCTGCGGACTCTGTTGGAG TGTAAATACGTGTTTCCAGAACAGACTGTATTTGATCTGCAGCGGGTTCGAACCCTTTATTCGGATCTTCGACTTTATGTGGATTTTTATT GTTTTccaaacaaagagaagaagaagctggtTTACCTGGCCGGGACACTTCCTGTTCACTATGAAG GAAGTGAGTATAATATCCCAGTGTGCATCTGGCTTCATGAGACCCATCCAGTGTCCCGTCCTCGCTGTTATGTCTGTCCATCCGTCACCATGCTGATTAACCCATCCTGTCGCTGTGTGGACGCCTCCGGCAACATCAGTCTGACCGAACTAAAGAACTGGACACTC ggTGTGTCCAACCTATCACTGCTCATGTCAGAGATGAGGCGGGCCTTTCAAGTCGACACACCCCTTTATGCCAGGTGTCCCCAACAAGCCCTGCCCCCTGCAGACGGAAG CCTCCACCATACCtctatcctctcctcctccatcacatcCTCCTGCCTGTCAGCACAGAAAG CCAGTCAGTGGGAGCAGAGCAGGGAGATGAGGGTGAGGAAGTCGTACACTGAGGAGCTGCTGGGGATCGACTTCAGTGCTCCACCTTCCTCTAATCACAGCAACCTCCTGCTGACCTCCACCTTCTCAG GTCTCCCTCCAGAGCCCCTCAGCAGGATGATGGGGGCTCTGAGACTGGATGAGTCAACTAGTGACCAGCAGAGTGACTCACTTGAAAAGATTGTCCAATCAGAGGCAGCGAGAGACAGGCATGGAGCAGGCTCCGGACCACCACCTGGACTTCATCAGTAcatgtgtcctcagagtcagtgtgaagtaGCAGCTGGAGGGGGCCACATTAAG ATGGTGGACCATCTTCCACCAGACCAGGCGgccatcttcctctctctaaTGAGGATGGAGGGGCGGAACTTCAGGCCCAGTGATGTCATGGAGGCGGTCCGACTCAACAGAGACCTGCCGTCAGCTCTCAGGTTCCTGACTCACTGCTGCCCCATCTGTCAGGACCAGGTGACATTTAGCAAG ATCATCACCATGACTCACTGCTCCTGCTTCCTGTGTCAGACTTGTTTCAAAACGTTTTTTTCAGCGGCTATTAAAGAGCGAAGTGTCGACCAGCTGGTTTGTCCTCAGTGTGGCAGacctgaggtcaaaggtcagggggCGATGGTGGAGTCCATGGAATACTTCAACCTGCTGGACACTCAG atccgtcacttcctgtctcctcaGGTTCATGAACTCTTCCAGAGGAAACTTAGAGATCGAGCTCTTCAGGAGATGAAGAACTTCTGCTGGTGTTCTCAC tgttcGTTCGGTATACTTCATGAGGCTGAGCGATTGAGGATGGACTGTCCCAACTGTAAGAAGAGTACCTGCTCTCAGTGTAGATCACCT TGGTCTCGTCATCATCAGGGTCGGTCATGTGATCAGTTCcgactgtggcagcagcagaacaagTTAGACGACACCACGATGCTCAGCTACAACAGCATCG agtGTCCTGGGTGTTTCTGTGTCTTCAGTTTGTCGAGAGGAGGTTGTCTTCACTTCACCTGCAGTCAGTGTCAACATCAGTTCTGTGGAGGCTGCAGTCAGACGTTCAGCCAAGGAGCA gactGTGGGTTCTCTGTCGACTGTGGAACCAAAGGTCTTCATGCCCACCACCCCAGAGACTGTCTGTACCACCTGAGAGACTGGAGTGTGAGCCGCCTCCACCTGCTGCTACAG TATTACAGAGTGTCTCCTTCCTGGTTTGAAGCAGCCAATGGCAGCTCATCTGACGACGGTCTGACAG gaaTGTGTTTGGTTTTGGAGCTGAGAGACCATGGCAGTTTGCGGGAGGAGCCATGTGGACGACCTAATGAATACAGAGGATACTGCCG GTTGCACTATAAAGAGCATTTGGTGGAGTTGATCAACTGTTGTGGTGCAGACCCGGCTGTCCTCTTTAATGTGGCAGAGATGACAGCAGAGCTTCAGCGCTGTCAAGTCGCCGTGCCGATTCGGAAACCAGACGAACTGGAGCCGCTGTACGCTCACCGTCTGCGTCTG GAAGCAACCACGCTCGCCGCTGAAACTTCACGACGACCTCcatcctctgacctctgctgtAACGACTGGACGTCCGCCCCCTCCAAACACGCCACTGCATTAAAAGTGCTCTGTCACCATAGCAACCACTGA